The following proteins are encoded in a genomic region of Lemur catta isolate mLemCat1 chromosome 10, mLemCat1.pri, whole genome shotgun sequence:
- the LOC123646331 gene encoding synaptosomal-associated protein 23-like produces MITEGGLELQKGKRNMRMGKKRGEYKNHSMSPEFHKSRMIKSLPKGEQGAEEGMDQINKDMREAEKTLTEPNKCGGLCVCPCNRRKNFESGKVCKMTWGDGGDNSPSNIISKQPGWVADGQPQQPTTGAASGGYIKRIMNDAREDEMEENLTPVGGILGNLKNMALDIGTEIEAQNRKVEWITEKADTNKDPIDIANATAKKLDS; encoded by the exons ATGATAACAGAAGGAGGCCTGGAActtcagaaaggaaagaggaacatGAGAATGGGTAAAAAGAGGGGtgaatataaaaatcattctatGTCTCCTGAATTTCATAAATCAAGAATGATTAAGTCACTTCCCAA AGGTGAGCAAGGGGCAGAAGAAGGCATGGaccaaataaataaagacatgagagaggcagagaagactTTAACAGAACCCAACAAGTGTGGTGGCCTTTGTGTTTGCCCATGTAATAGAAGAAAGAACTTTGAGTCTGGTAAGGTCTGTAAGATGACATGGGGAGACGGCGGAGACAACTCACCTAGCAACATAATATCTAAGCAGCCAGGCTGGGTGGCAGATGGTCAGCCTCAGCAACCAACAACAGGAGCAGCCAGTGGAGGATACATTAAACGTATAATGAATGATGCCAGAGAAGATGAAATGGAAGAGAACCTGACTCCAGTGGGCGGTATCCTGGGGAATCTAAAAAATATGGCACTGGACATAGGTACTGAGATTGAAGCTCAAAACAGAAAAGTAGAATGGATCACAGAAAAGGCTGACACCAACAAAGACCCTATTGACATTGCCAATGCCACAGCAAAGAAACTCGACAGCTAA